Proteins encoded by one window of Mesorhizobium sp. INR15:
- a CDS encoding F0F1 ATP synthase subunit B, whose protein sequence is MDATSLATLWATVALVIFLGIAIYIKVPGMIAKALDARAAKISSELDEARRLREEAQQLLGQYQRKRKEAEQEAADIVAAAKREADMLAADAHKKTEDYVARRTALAEQKIGQAERDAVAEVRASAVDIAVEAARALLAGKMDAKAGADLFKASLQDVKSKLN, encoded by the coding sequence ATGGACGCCACATCTCTCGCAACGCTCTGGGCAACGGTAGCCCTCGTCATCTTCCTGGGCATTGCCATCTACATCAAGGTGCCGGGCATGATCGCCAAGGCGCTTGACGCGCGTGCCGCCAAGATCAGCAGTGAGCTGGACGAAGCGCGCCGGTTGCGTGAAGAGGCTCAGCAATTGCTTGGCCAGTATCAGCGCAAGCGCAAGGAAGCCGAGCAGGAGGCCGCCGACATCGTCGCCGCGGCCAAGCGCGAGGCCGACATGCTTGCCGCCGATGCACACAAGAAGACCGAGGACTATGTTGCCAGGCGCACAGCGCTTGCCGAGCAGAAGATCGGTCAGGCCGAGCGTGACGCGGTCGCCGAAGTGCGCGCCAGCGCCGTTGATATTGCCGTCGAAGCCGCCCGCGCGCTGCTCGCCGGCAAGATGGACGCCAAGGCAGGCGCCGACCTTTTCAAGGCCTCCCTGCAGGACGTCAAGTCGAAGCTCAACTGA
- a CDS encoding F0F1 ATP synthase subunit A produces the protein MAADKVDPIHQFHINKLIPIEIGGYDLSFTNSALFMVATVLVASMFLYLTTSSRSLVPGRLQSVSEMAYEFVGNMLRDAAGTQGMKFFPLVFSLFMFVLVANLLGLFPYFFTITSHIIVTFGLAILVIGTVIVYGFMKHGLGFLKLFVPKGVPLVMMVLVVPIEVISFVSRPVSLSVRLFANMLAGHITLKVFSGFVVSLSALGTLGIAGSILPLAMAVALTALELLVALLQAYVFAVLTCMYLNDALHPSH, from the coding sequence GTGGCAGCTGACAAGGTCGATCCGATCCACCAGTTCCATATCAACAAGCTGATTCCGATCGAGATCGGCGGCTACGACCTGTCTTTCACCAATTCGGCGCTGTTCATGGTCGCAACCGTGCTCGTCGCTTCAATGTTTCTCTATCTGACGACATCAAGCCGCAGCCTCGTGCCTGGCCGGCTTCAGTCGGTTTCCGAAATGGCCTACGAATTCGTCGGCAACATGTTGCGCGACGCAGCCGGCACCCAGGGCATGAAGTTCTTCCCCCTGGTGTTCTCGCTGTTCATGTTCGTGCTGGTCGCCAACCTGCTTGGCCTTTTCCCGTATTTCTTCACCATCACCAGCCACATCATCGTCACCTTCGGCCTTGCCATCCTCGTGATCGGCACTGTGATCGTCTATGGCTTCATGAAGCATGGCCTAGGCTTCCTGAAGCTGTTCGTGCCGAAAGGCGTGCCCTTGGTGATGATGGTGCTTGTCGTTCCGATCGAGGTGATTTCCTTCGTGTCGCGCCCAGTCAGCCTCTCGGTTCGTCTGTTCGCCAACATGCTGGCCGGTCACATCACGCTGAAGGTGTTTTCGGGATTTGTCGTCAGTCTGAGCGCGCTGGGCACGCTTGGCATTGCGGGTTCGATCTTGCCGCTGGCCATGGCGGTGGCATTGACGGCTCTGGAATTGCTCGTGGCGCTGTTGCAGGCCTACGTTTTCGCGGTGCTGACCTGCATGTATCTGAACGACGCCCTGCATCCTTCGCACTAG
- a CDS encoding AtpZ/AtpI family protein yields MADKNGPAGTGETGPGKQHEATIRDDDLERRRRDLEASLATRRPDKLEGKDDAKAGSVAGYGQALKLSSEFIAGVVVGAGIGWIIDRLAGTTPWGLIVFLLLGFGAGVLNVMRSAGVVSEFGQGEKPRRDQDDRK; encoded by the coding sequence CCCGGCAAGCAGCACGAAGCCACCATCCGCGACGACGATCTTGAGCGCCGCCGGCGTGATCTTGAAGCATCGCTTGCGACAAGGCGGCCGGACAAGCTCGAGGGGAAAGACGACGCGAAAGCGGGCAGTGTGGCCGGTTACGGTCAGGCGCTCAAACTATCCAGCGAGTTTATCGCAGGCGTAGTGGTTGGTGCCGGCATCGGCTGGATCATCGACCGACTGGCGGGGACAACGCCATGGGGTCTGATCGTGTTTCTGCTGCTGGGTTTTGGCGCCGGCGTGCTCAATGTCATGCGTTCCGCTGGCGTTGTTTCGGAATTCGGACAGGGCGAGAAACCGCGCCGTGACCAGGACGACAGAAAATGA
- a CDS encoding F0F1 ATP synthase subunit B: MFVTSAFAQESAPAATGGDTHSGTGVPAEAHGAFPPFDPATFPSQLLWLAITFGLFYLFLKRVVMPRVGGIIDVRNDRITQDLDHAAKLKGEADAAVAAYEQELAEAKTKANVIGQQANDAAKAEAETARKKVEAAMDEKLGAAEASIASIKAKAMKEVGTIAEDTASAIIEALVGGKASKAEIAAAVKSVAG; this comes from the coding sequence ATGTTCGTGACATCTGCCTTTGCGCAAGAGTCTGCGCCTGCTGCGACCGGAGGCGATACGCATTCCGGAACCGGCGTGCCTGCCGAGGCACACGGCGCGTTCCCGCCATTCGATCCTGCGACGTTCCCGTCGCAGCTTCTGTGGCTGGCGATCACTTTCGGGCTGTTTTACCTGTTCCTGAAGCGGGTGGTGATGCCGCGCGTTGGTGGCATCATCGATGTCCGCAACGATCGGATCACTCAGGATCTCGACCATGCGGCCAAGCTGAAGGGCGAGGCGGATGCCGCTGTTGCTGCCTACGAGCAGGAGCTGGCGGAAGCCAAGACCAAGGCTAACGTCATCGGCCAGCAGGCCAATGACGCGGCCAAGGCCGAGGCCGAAACCGCGCGCAAGAAGGTCGAGGCCGCTATGGACGAGAAGCTTGGTGCCGCCGAAGCAAGCATTGCTTCCATCAAGGCCAAGGCCATGAAGGAAGTCGGCACCATCGCTGAAGACACCGCGTCGGCAATTATCGAGGCACTCGTCGGCGGCAAGGCCAGCAAGGCCGAGATCGCGGCCGCGGTCAAATCCGTGGCCGGGTGA
- a CDS encoding ribonuclease HII: protein MARARSDSPPLFEMIERPDFSFETKAMAQGLWPVAGMDEAGRGPLAGPVVAAAVVLDPANIPDGLDDSKRLSHLQREALFLRILGSALGVSMASVSAEGIDGSNILKASLEAMRRALVGLPVQPKLALADGRDVPPGLPCEGRALIKGDQRSQSIAAASIVAKVMRDRMMCGCGSHHERYGFEVHMGYATVRHRAAIEVHGPVARLHRVSFAPFRLGEAEVAEEESFAGLG from the coding sequence ATGGCTCGCGCGCGTTCCGATTCTCCGCCTCTCTTTGAAATGATCGAGAGACCCGACTTTTCCTTCGAGACGAAGGCGATGGCACAAGGCTTGTGGCCAGTGGCGGGCATGGATGAGGCCGGCCGCGGCCCGCTGGCTGGGCCGGTTGTGGCTGCCGCAGTGGTGCTCGACCCGGCCAACATTCCAGATGGGCTCGACGATTCCAAGCGCCTCAGCCATCTGCAGCGCGAGGCCCTGTTCCTGCGCATCCTCGGCTCCGCGCTTGGCGTTTCGATGGCATCGGTGAGCGCCGAGGGCATCGACGGCAGCAACATTCTCAAGGCCAGCCTGGAAGCCATGCGCCGCGCCCTTGTCGGCCTGCCAGTACAGCCGAAGCTTGCTCTGGCTGACGGGCGCGACGTGCCGCCGGGGCTGCCTTGCGAGGGACGCGCGCTGATCAAGGGCGACCAGCGCTCGCAGTCGATCGCAGCTGCCTCCATTGTCGCCAAGGTGATGCGCGACCGCATGATGTGCGGCTGTGGCAGCCATCATGAACGCTACGGCTTCGAGGTCCATATGGGCTATGCCACCGTTCGGCATCGTGCAGCGATCGAGGTGCATGGGCCGGTGGCGCGATTGCACCGCGTCTCGTTCGCGCCATTCAGGCTCGGTGAGGCTGAGGTTGCGGAAGAAGAGAGCTTCGCAGGTTTGGGTTGA
- a CDS encoding F0F1 ATP synthase subunit C, with protein sequence MDAEAAKYIGAGIACLGMGGAGIGLGNIFGSYLSGALRNPSAADGQFGRLIFGFAVTEALGIFSLLIALLALFK encoded by the coding sequence ATGGACGCAGAAGCAGCAAAGTACATCGGCGCCGGCATCGCTTGCCTCGGCATGGGTGGCGCGGGCATTGGCCTGGGCAACATCTTCGGCAGCTACCTCTCGGGTGCGCTGCGCAATCCGTCGGCTGCCGACGGCCAGTTCGGCCGCCTGATTTTCGGCTTCGCCGTGACCGAAGCGCTTGGCATTTTCTCCCTTCTCATCGCGCTTCTGGCACTGTTCAAGTAA